The following are encoded in a window of Syngnathoides biaculeatus isolate LvHL_M chromosome 3, ASM1980259v1, whole genome shotgun sequence genomic DNA:
- the LOC133497715 gene encoding NAD(P) transhydrogenase, mitochondrial-like isoform X1, giving the protein MLASNAKNSLTAQKLHNEIQQDNIVELYCACQAGPPKDFPGGRSAAMSTLLHCITGSSLTALRRGVRHKIPARRSFRTFPALWDQKASKGVLYKDLVVGVPKETFQNERRVALSPAGVQALVKQGFSVKVESGAGDDSKFSDQQYKDAGASITDVKGALGSDLVLKVRAPSLSEADLLKPKSTLVSFIYPAQNPELMKKLSERKSTVLAMDQVPRVTIAQGYDALSSMANIAGYKAVVLAANHFGRFFTGQITAAGKVPPAKVLVIGGGVAGLAAAGAAKSMGAIVRGFDTRPAALEQFKSFGAEPLEVDVKESGDGVGGYAKEMSKEFIEAEMALFAKQCKEVDILISTALIPGKRAPVLIKKEFVESMKDGSVVVDLAAEAGGNIETTRPGELHIHKNVTHIGYTDLPSRMATQASTLYSNNVLKLLKAISPNKEYFHYEPKEDFDYGTMDHVIRGTLVMKDGQNMFPAPLPKTVPPSPVKQKSVAELEAEKVAAVSPFKRTMTSAGVYTTGLSTCLALGLISPNAAFTQMVTTFGLAGIVGYHTVWGVTPALHSPLMSVTNAISGLTAVGGLVLMGGGLTPSSLPESLALAAAFISSINIAGGFLITQRMLDMFKRPTDPPEYNYLYALPGAAFVGGYGASVAAGYNIEQMMYLGSGLCCVGALAGLSAQGTSRLGNALGMMGVAGGIAATLGALKPSPELLSQMSLAMATGGTLGLTIAKRIEISDLPQLVAAFHSLVGLAAVLTCVAEYMIEFPHLDAHPAAGVLKTVAYLGTYIGGVTFSGSLVAYGKLQGILNSAPLLLPGRHMLNAGLMAASMGGMVPFMLSSSYGTGMGCLLGVSGLSTVMGVTLTAAIGGADMPVVITVLNSYSGWALCAEGFLLDNNLMTIVGALIGSSGAILSYIMCVAMNRSLPNVILGGYGTTSTAGGKPMEIVGTHTEVNVDQTIDVIKEANSIIITPGWGLCAAKAQYPIADMVKMLKEQGKTVRFGIHPVAGRMPGQLNVLLAEAGVPYDVVLEMDEINEDFPETDLTLVIGANDTVNSAAQEDPNSIIAGMPVLEVWKSKQVIVMKRTLGVGYAAVDNPIFYKANTSMLLGDAKKTCDSLQAKIREAFY; this is encoded by the exons GTGTTCTCTACAAGGATCTGGTGGTCGGGGTTCCCAAGGAGACGTTCCAGAACGAACGGCGTGTAGCGTTGTCGCCCGCCGGGGTGCAAGCGCTGGTCAAGCAAGGCTTCAGCGTGAAGGTGGAAAGCGGAGCCGGTGACGACTCCAAGTTTTCTGACCAGCAGTACAAAGATGCAGGCGCCAGCATCACCGACGTCAAAGGAGCCCTCGGATCAGACCTGGTCCTCAAG GTTCGGGCACCCAGTCTGAGCGAGGCAGACCTTCTGAAGCCAAAGTCCACTCTGGTGAGCTTCATCTACCCGGCTCAGAATCCAGAGCTGATGAAGAAACTGTCAGAGAGGAAGAGCACAGTTTTGGCCATGGATCAAGTGCCCAGAGTCACCATCGCGCAAGGCTACGACGCACTCAGCTCCATGGCCAACATCGCCGG gTACAAGGCCGTGGTTCTGGCTGCCAACCACTTTGGTAGATTCTTCACCGGTCAGATCACCGCGGCAGGAAAAGTACCACCAGCTAAG GTCCTGGTGATCGGAGGAGGCGTCGCCGGTTTAGCGGCAGCAGGGGCAGCCAAATCAATGGGAGCCATCGTGCGAGGGTTTGACACAAG GCCAGCAGCTCTGGAGCAGTTCAAGTCGTTTGGGGCGGAGCCTTTAGAAGTGGACGTGAAAGAGTCCGGCGACGGGGTCGGAGGCTACGCCAAAGAAATGTCGAAGGAGTTCATCGAAGCCGAGATGGCGCTTTTCGCCAAGCAGTGCAAAGAAGTGGACATTCTCATCAGCACCGCCCTGATTCCAG GAAAGAGGGCTCCCGTTCTGATCAAGAAGGAATTTGTGGAGTCCATGAAGGACGGCTCTGTGGTCGTGGATCTGGCTGCAGAGGCGGGGGGGAACATTGAGACCACCAGGCCTGGAGAACTGCACATTCACAAg aACGTGACCCACATTGGCTACACGGACCTGCCCAGCCGCATGGCCACCCAAGCCAGCACCCTCTACTCCAACAACGTCCTGAAGCTGCTGAAGGCCATCAGCCCCAACAAGGAGTACTTCCACTACGAGCCCAAGGAGGATTTTGACTACGGCACCATGGACCACGTCATCCGCGGGACCCTGGTGATGAAG GACGGCCAGAACATGTTCCCGGCACCCCTCCCGAAGACCGTCCCCCCGTCGCCGGTCAAACAGAAGTCTGTGGCGGAGTTGGAGGCAGAAAAAGTGGCTGCCGTTTCTCCCTTCAAACGCACGATGACGAGCGCCGGTGTCTACACGACAG GTCTGTCCACCTGTCTGGCTCTGGGCCTCATCTCTCCCAACGCAGCCTTCACGCAAATGGTGACGACCTTCGGCCTGGCCGGGATCGTGGGGTACCACACTGTGTGGGGCGTGACCCCCGCGCTGCACTCGCCTCTGATGTCCGTCACCAACGCCATCTCAG GTCTGACGGCAGTCGGCGGTCTGGTTCTGATGGGAGGGGGTCTCACCCCGTCTTCACTTCCTGAGAGTCTCGCCCTTGCAGCCGCCTTCATTTCCTCCATCAACATTGCGG GTGGTTTCTTGATCACCCAGCGGATGCTGGACATGTTCAAGCGTCCCACTGACCCCCCAGAGTACAACTACCTGTACGCGTTACCCGGGGCTGCATTCGTGGGTGGATACGGCGCATCCGTGGCAGCCGGTTACAACATTGAACAG ATGATGTACTTGGGCTCCGGCCTGTGTTGCGTCGGCGCCCTGGCGGGCCTTTCCGCTCAGGGCACCAGTCGGCTCGGAAACGCGCTGGGCATGATGGGCGTCGCGGGAGGCATCGCCGCCACCCTGGGTGCCCTCAAGCCGTCCCCAGAGCTGCTGTCACAGATGTCGCTGGCCATGGCCACGGGAGGGACTCTGG GTTTGACCATCGCCAAGCGGATCGAAATCTCGGACCTGCCCCAGCTGGTGGCGGCGTTCCACAGCCTGGTGGGCCTGGCGGCGGTTCTCACCTGCGTGGCGGAGTACATGATCGAGTTCCCCCACCTCGACGCTCACCCGGCCGCCGGCGTGCTCAAGACGGTGGCCTACTTGGGCACGTACATCGGAGGCGTCACCTTCAGTGGATCGCTGGTGGCCTACGGCAAGCTGCAAG GCATCCTGAACTCCGCGCCGCTCCTGTTGCCCGGACGTCACATGTTGAATGCCGGCCTCATGGCGGCGTCGATGGGAGGCATGGTGCCCTTCATGCTCAGCTCCAGTTACGGGACCGGGATGGGTTGCCTCCTCGGTGTGTCTGGGCTCTCCACTGTAATG GGCGTCACGCTGACGGCAGCCATCGGAGGTGCAGACATGCCGGTGGTCATCACCGTACTCAACAGCTACTCGGGCTGGGCGCTGTGCGCCGAAGGCTTCCTGCTGGATAACAACCTCATGACCATCGTGGGCGCCTTGATCGGCTCCTCTGGAGCCATCCTCTCTTACATCATGTGTGTG GCGATGAACCGCTCCCTGCCCAACGTGATCCTGGGCGGCTACGGCACCACCTCCACAGCGGGCGGCAAACCCATGGAGATTGTCGGCACCCACACGGAGGTCAACGTGGACCAGACCATCGACGTCATCAAGGAAGCCAACAGCATCATCATCACGCCAG gtTGGGGATTGTGTGCAGCTAAAGCCCAGTACCCCATTGCAGACATGGTGAAGATGCTAAAGGAACAAGGCAAGACTGTCAG GTTTGGTATCCATCCAGTGGCTGGGCGGATGCCAGGCCAGCTGAACGTGCTCTTGGCTGAGGCCGGTGTGCCGTATGATGTGGTCTTGGAGATGGATGAGATCAATGAAGACTTTCCCg AGACGGACCTGACGCTGGTGATCGGTGCCAACGACACTGTGAATTCTGCCGCTCAAGAAGACCCCAACTCTATAATTGCTGGCATGCCTGTCCTGGAGGTGTGGAAGTCCAAACAG gtGATCGTGATGAAGCGGACCTTGGGCGTGGGCTACGCCGCAGTGGACAACCCCATTTTCTACAAGGCCAACACGTCCATGTTGCTGGGAGACGCCAAGAAGACGTGCGACAGCCTCCAAGCCAAGATTAGGGAGGCCTTCTACTAG
- the LOC133497715 gene encoding NAD(P) transhydrogenase, mitochondrial-like isoform X2, whose protein sequence is MLMPHKLHIGIQQDKIVESYCACKAGPPKDFPGGRSAAMSTLLHCITGSSLTALRRGVRHKIPARRSFRTFPALWDQKASKGVLYKDLVVGVPKETFQNERRVALSPAGVQALVKQGFSVKVESGAGDDSKFSDQQYKDAGASITDVKGALGSDLVLKVRAPSLSEADLLKPKSTLVSFIYPAQNPELMKKLSERKSTVLAMDQVPRVTIAQGYDALSSMANIAGYKAVVLAANHFGRFFTGQITAAGKVPPAKVLVIGGGVAGLAAAGAAKSMGAIVRGFDTRPAALEQFKSFGAEPLEVDVKESGDGVGGYAKEMSKEFIEAEMALFAKQCKEVDILISTALIPGKRAPVLIKKEFVESMKDGSVVVDLAAEAGGNIETTRPGELHIHKNVTHIGYTDLPSRMATQASTLYSNNVLKLLKAISPNKEYFHYEPKEDFDYGTMDHVIRGTLVMKDGQNMFPAPLPKTVPPSPVKQKSVAELEAEKVAAVSPFKRTMTSAGVYTTGLSTCLALGLISPNAAFTQMVTTFGLAGIVGYHTVWGVTPALHSPLMSVTNAISGLTAVGGLVLMGGGLTPSSLPESLALAAAFISSINIAGGFLITQRMLDMFKRPTDPPEYNYLYALPGAAFVGGYGASVAAGYNIEQMMYLGSGLCCVGALAGLSAQGTSRLGNALGMMGVAGGIAATLGALKPSPELLSQMSLAMATGGTLGLTIAKRIEISDLPQLVAAFHSLVGLAAVLTCVAEYMIEFPHLDAHPAAGVLKTVAYLGTYIGGVTFSGSLVAYGKLQGILNSAPLLLPGRHMLNAGLMAASMGGMVPFMLSSSYGTGMGCLLGVSGLSTVMGVTLTAAIGGADMPVVITVLNSYSGWALCAEGFLLDNNLMTIVGALIGSSGAILSYIMCVAMNRSLPNVILGGYGTTSTAGGKPMEIVGTHTEVNVDQTIDVIKEANSIIITPGWGLCAAKAQYPIADMVKMLKEQGKTVRFGIHPVAGRMPGQLNVLLAEAGVPYDVVLEMDEINEDFPETDLTLVIGANDTVNSAAQEDPNSIIAGMPVLEVWKSKQVIVMKRTLGVGYAAVDNPIFYKANTSMLLGDAKKTCDSLQAKIREAFY, encoded by the exons GTGTTCTCTACAAGGATCTGGTGGTCGGGGTTCCCAAGGAGACGTTCCAGAACGAACGGCGTGTAGCGTTGTCGCCCGCCGGGGTGCAAGCGCTGGTCAAGCAAGGCTTCAGCGTGAAGGTGGAAAGCGGAGCCGGTGACGACTCCAAGTTTTCTGACCAGCAGTACAAAGATGCAGGCGCCAGCATCACCGACGTCAAAGGAGCCCTCGGATCAGACCTGGTCCTCAAG GTTCGGGCACCCAGTCTGAGCGAGGCAGACCTTCTGAAGCCAAAGTCCACTCTGGTGAGCTTCATCTACCCGGCTCAGAATCCAGAGCTGATGAAGAAACTGTCAGAGAGGAAGAGCACAGTTTTGGCCATGGATCAAGTGCCCAGAGTCACCATCGCGCAAGGCTACGACGCACTCAGCTCCATGGCCAACATCGCCGG gTACAAGGCCGTGGTTCTGGCTGCCAACCACTTTGGTAGATTCTTCACCGGTCAGATCACCGCGGCAGGAAAAGTACCACCAGCTAAG GTCCTGGTGATCGGAGGAGGCGTCGCCGGTTTAGCGGCAGCAGGGGCAGCCAAATCAATGGGAGCCATCGTGCGAGGGTTTGACACAAG GCCAGCAGCTCTGGAGCAGTTCAAGTCGTTTGGGGCGGAGCCTTTAGAAGTGGACGTGAAAGAGTCCGGCGACGGGGTCGGAGGCTACGCCAAAGAAATGTCGAAGGAGTTCATCGAAGCCGAGATGGCGCTTTTCGCCAAGCAGTGCAAAGAAGTGGACATTCTCATCAGCACCGCCCTGATTCCAG GAAAGAGGGCTCCCGTTCTGATCAAGAAGGAATTTGTGGAGTCCATGAAGGACGGCTCTGTGGTCGTGGATCTGGCTGCAGAGGCGGGGGGGAACATTGAGACCACCAGGCCTGGAGAACTGCACATTCACAAg aACGTGACCCACATTGGCTACACGGACCTGCCCAGCCGCATGGCCACCCAAGCCAGCACCCTCTACTCCAACAACGTCCTGAAGCTGCTGAAGGCCATCAGCCCCAACAAGGAGTACTTCCACTACGAGCCCAAGGAGGATTTTGACTACGGCACCATGGACCACGTCATCCGCGGGACCCTGGTGATGAAG GACGGCCAGAACATGTTCCCGGCACCCCTCCCGAAGACCGTCCCCCCGTCGCCGGTCAAACAGAAGTCTGTGGCGGAGTTGGAGGCAGAAAAAGTGGCTGCCGTTTCTCCCTTCAAACGCACGATGACGAGCGCCGGTGTCTACACGACAG GTCTGTCCACCTGTCTGGCTCTGGGCCTCATCTCTCCCAACGCAGCCTTCACGCAAATGGTGACGACCTTCGGCCTGGCCGGGATCGTGGGGTACCACACTGTGTGGGGCGTGACCCCCGCGCTGCACTCGCCTCTGATGTCCGTCACCAACGCCATCTCAG GTCTGACGGCAGTCGGCGGTCTGGTTCTGATGGGAGGGGGTCTCACCCCGTCTTCACTTCCTGAGAGTCTCGCCCTTGCAGCCGCCTTCATTTCCTCCATCAACATTGCGG GTGGTTTCTTGATCACCCAGCGGATGCTGGACATGTTCAAGCGTCCCACTGACCCCCCAGAGTACAACTACCTGTACGCGTTACCCGGGGCTGCATTCGTGGGTGGATACGGCGCATCCGTGGCAGCCGGTTACAACATTGAACAG ATGATGTACTTGGGCTCCGGCCTGTGTTGCGTCGGCGCCCTGGCGGGCCTTTCCGCTCAGGGCACCAGTCGGCTCGGAAACGCGCTGGGCATGATGGGCGTCGCGGGAGGCATCGCCGCCACCCTGGGTGCCCTCAAGCCGTCCCCAGAGCTGCTGTCACAGATGTCGCTGGCCATGGCCACGGGAGGGACTCTGG GTTTGACCATCGCCAAGCGGATCGAAATCTCGGACCTGCCCCAGCTGGTGGCGGCGTTCCACAGCCTGGTGGGCCTGGCGGCGGTTCTCACCTGCGTGGCGGAGTACATGATCGAGTTCCCCCACCTCGACGCTCACCCGGCCGCCGGCGTGCTCAAGACGGTGGCCTACTTGGGCACGTACATCGGAGGCGTCACCTTCAGTGGATCGCTGGTGGCCTACGGCAAGCTGCAAG GCATCCTGAACTCCGCGCCGCTCCTGTTGCCCGGACGTCACATGTTGAATGCCGGCCTCATGGCGGCGTCGATGGGAGGCATGGTGCCCTTCATGCTCAGCTCCAGTTACGGGACCGGGATGGGTTGCCTCCTCGGTGTGTCTGGGCTCTCCACTGTAATG GGCGTCACGCTGACGGCAGCCATCGGAGGTGCAGACATGCCGGTGGTCATCACCGTACTCAACAGCTACTCGGGCTGGGCGCTGTGCGCCGAAGGCTTCCTGCTGGATAACAACCTCATGACCATCGTGGGCGCCTTGATCGGCTCCTCTGGAGCCATCCTCTCTTACATCATGTGTGTG GCGATGAACCGCTCCCTGCCCAACGTGATCCTGGGCGGCTACGGCACCACCTCCACAGCGGGCGGCAAACCCATGGAGATTGTCGGCACCCACACGGAGGTCAACGTGGACCAGACCATCGACGTCATCAAGGAAGCCAACAGCATCATCATCACGCCAG gtTGGGGATTGTGTGCAGCTAAAGCCCAGTACCCCATTGCAGACATGGTGAAGATGCTAAAGGAACAAGGCAAGACTGTCAG GTTTGGTATCCATCCAGTGGCTGGGCGGATGCCAGGCCAGCTGAACGTGCTCTTGGCTGAGGCCGGTGTGCCGTATGATGTGGTCTTGGAGATGGATGAGATCAATGAAGACTTTCCCg AGACGGACCTGACGCTGGTGATCGGTGCCAACGACACTGTGAATTCTGCCGCTCAAGAAGACCCCAACTCTATAATTGCTGGCATGCCTGTCCTGGAGGTGTGGAAGTCCAAACAG gtGATCGTGATGAAGCGGACCTTGGGCGTGGGCTACGCCGCAGTGGACAACCCCATTTTCTACAAGGCCAACACGTCCATGTTGCTGGGAGACGCCAAGAAGACGTGCGACAGCCTCCAAGCCAAGATTAGGGAGGCCTTCTACTAG
- the LOC133497715 gene encoding NAD(P) transhydrogenase, mitochondrial-like isoform X3: protein MSTLLHCITGSSLTALRRGVRHKIPARRSFRTFPALWDQKASKGVLYKDLVVGVPKETFQNERRVALSPAGVQALVKQGFSVKVESGAGDDSKFSDQQYKDAGASITDVKGALGSDLVLKVRAPSLSEADLLKPKSTLVSFIYPAQNPELMKKLSERKSTVLAMDQVPRVTIAQGYDALSSMANIAGYKAVVLAANHFGRFFTGQITAAGKVPPAKVLVIGGGVAGLAAAGAAKSMGAIVRGFDTRPAALEQFKSFGAEPLEVDVKESGDGVGGYAKEMSKEFIEAEMALFAKQCKEVDILISTALIPGKRAPVLIKKEFVESMKDGSVVVDLAAEAGGNIETTRPGELHIHKNVTHIGYTDLPSRMATQASTLYSNNVLKLLKAISPNKEYFHYEPKEDFDYGTMDHVIRGTLVMKDGQNMFPAPLPKTVPPSPVKQKSVAELEAEKVAAVSPFKRTMTSAGVYTTGLSTCLALGLISPNAAFTQMVTTFGLAGIVGYHTVWGVTPALHSPLMSVTNAISGLTAVGGLVLMGGGLTPSSLPESLALAAAFISSINIAGGFLITQRMLDMFKRPTDPPEYNYLYALPGAAFVGGYGASVAAGYNIEQMMYLGSGLCCVGALAGLSAQGTSRLGNALGMMGVAGGIAATLGALKPSPELLSQMSLAMATGGTLGLTIAKRIEISDLPQLVAAFHSLVGLAAVLTCVAEYMIEFPHLDAHPAAGVLKTVAYLGTYIGGVTFSGSLVAYGKLQGILNSAPLLLPGRHMLNAGLMAASMGGMVPFMLSSSYGTGMGCLLGVSGLSTVMGVTLTAAIGGADMPVVITVLNSYSGWALCAEGFLLDNNLMTIVGALIGSSGAILSYIMCVAMNRSLPNVILGGYGTTSTAGGKPMEIVGTHTEVNVDQTIDVIKEANSIIITPGWGLCAAKAQYPIADMVKMLKEQGKTVRFGIHPVAGRMPGQLNVLLAEAGVPYDVVLEMDEINEDFPETDLTLVIGANDTVNSAAQEDPNSIIAGMPVLEVWKSKQVIVMKRTLGVGYAAVDNPIFYKANTSMLLGDAKKTCDSLQAKIREAFY from the exons GTGTTCTCTACAAGGATCTGGTGGTCGGGGTTCCCAAGGAGACGTTCCAGAACGAACGGCGTGTAGCGTTGTCGCCCGCCGGGGTGCAAGCGCTGGTCAAGCAAGGCTTCAGCGTGAAGGTGGAAAGCGGAGCCGGTGACGACTCCAAGTTTTCTGACCAGCAGTACAAAGATGCAGGCGCCAGCATCACCGACGTCAAAGGAGCCCTCGGATCAGACCTGGTCCTCAAG GTTCGGGCACCCAGTCTGAGCGAGGCAGACCTTCTGAAGCCAAAGTCCACTCTGGTGAGCTTCATCTACCCGGCTCAGAATCCAGAGCTGATGAAGAAACTGTCAGAGAGGAAGAGCACAGTTTTGGCCATGGATCAAGTGCCCAGAGTCACCATCGCGCAAGGCTACGACGCACTCAGCTCCATGGCCAACATCGCCGG gTACAAGGCCGTGGTTCTGGCTGCCAACCACTTTGGTAGATTCTTCACCGGTCAGATCACCGCGGCAGGAAAAGTACCACCAGCTAAG GTCCTGGTGATCGGAGGAGGCGTCGCCGGTTTAGCGGCAGCAGGGGCAGCCAAATCAATGGGAGCCATCGTGCGAGGGTTTGACACAAG GCCAGCAGCTCTGGAGCAGTTCAAGTCGTTTGGGGCGGAGCCTTTAGAAGTGGACGTGAAAGAGTCCGGCGACGGGGTCGGAGGCTACGCCAAAGAAATGTCGAAGGAGTTCATCGAAGCCGAGATGGCGCTTTTCGCCAAGCAGTGCAAAGAAGTGGACATTCTCATCAGCACCGCCCTGATTCCAG GAAAGAGGGCTCCCGTTCTGATCAAGAAGGAATTTGTGGAGTCCATGAAGGACGGCTCTGTGGTCGTGGATCTGGCTGCAGAGGCGGGGGGGAACATTGAGACCACCAGGCCTGGAGAACTGCACATTCACAAg aACGTGACCCACATTGGCTACACGGACCTGCCCAGCCGCATGGCCACCCAAGCCAGCACCCTCTACTCCAACAACGTCCTGAAGCTGCTGAAGGCCATCAGCCCCAACAAGGAGTACTTCCACTACGAGCCCAAGGAGGATTTTGACTACGGCACCATGGACCACGTCATCCGCGGGACCCTGGTGATGAAG GACGGCCAGAACATGTTCCCGGCACCCCTCCCGAAGACCGTCCCCCCGTCGCCGGTCAAACAGAAGTCTGTGGCGGAGTTGGAGGCAGAAAAAGTGGCTGCCGTTTCTCCCTTCAAACGCACGATGACGAGCGCCGGTGTCTACACGACAG GTCTGTCCACCTGTCTGGCTCTGGGCCTCATCTCTCCCAACGCAGCCTTCACGCAAATGGTGACGACCTTCGGCCTGGCCGGGATCGTGGGGTACCACACTGTGTGGGGCGTGACCCCCGCGCTGCACTCGCCTCTGATGTCCGTCACCAACGCCATCTCAG GTCTGACGGCAGTCGGCGGTCTGGTTCTGATGGGAGGGGGTCTCACCCCGTCTTCACTTCCTGAGAGTCTCGCCCTTGCAGCCGCCTTCATTTCCTCCATCAACATTGCGG GTGGTTTCTTGATCACCCAGCGGATGCTGGACATGTTCAAGCGTCCCACTGACCCCCCAGAGTACAACTACCTGTACGCGTTACCCGGGGCTGCATTCGTGGGTGGATACGGCGCATCCGTGGCAGCCGGTTACAACATTGAACAG ATGATGTACTTGGGCTCCGGCCTGTGTTGCGTCGGCGCCCTGGCGGGCCTTTCCGCTCAGGGCACCAGTCGGCTCGGAAACGCGCTGGGCATGATGGGCGTCGCGGGAGGCATCGCCGCCACCCTGGGTGCCCTCAAGCCGTCCCCAGAGCTGCTGTCACAGATGTCGCTGGCCATGGCCACGGGAGGGACTCTGG GTTTGACCATCGCCAAGCGGATCGAAATCTCGGACCTGCCCCAGCTGGTGGCGGCGTTCCACAGCCTGGTGGGCCTGGCGGCGGTTCTCACCTGCGTGGCGGAGTACATGATCGAGTTCCCCCACCTCGACGCTCACCCGGCCGCCGGCGTGCTCAAGACGGTGGCCTACTTGGGCACGTACATCGGAGGCGTCACCTTCAGTGGATCGCTGGTGGCCTACGGCAAGCTGCAAG GCATCCTGAACTCCGCGCCGCTCCTGTTGCCCGGACGTCACATGTTGAATGCCGGCCTCATGGCGGCGTCGATGGGAGGCATGGTGCCCTTCATGCTCAGCTCCAGTTACGGGACCGGGATGGGTTGCCTCCTCGGTGTGTCTGGGCTCTCCACTGTAATG GGCGTCACGCTGACGGCAGCCATCGGAGGTGCAGACATGCCGGTGGTCATCACCGTACTCAACAGCTACTCGGGCTGGGCGCTGTGCGCCGAAGGCTTCCTGCTGGATAACAACCTCATGACCATCGTGGGCGCCTTGATCGGCTCCTCTGGAGCCATCCTCTCTTACATCATGTGTGTG GCGATGAACCGCTCCCTGCCCAACGTGATCCTGGGCGGCTACGGCACCACCTCCACAGCGGGCGGCAAACCCATGGAGATTGTCGGCACCCACACGGAGGTCAACGTGGACCAGACCATCGACGTCATCAAGGAAGCCAACAGCATCATCATCACGCCAG gtTGGGGATTGTGTGCAGCTAAAGCCCAGTACCCCATTGCAGACATGGTGAAGATGCTAAAGGAACAAGGCAAGACTGTCAG GTTTGGTATCCATCCAGTGGCTGGGCGGATGCCAGGCCAGCTGAACGTGCTCTTGGCTGAGGCCGGTGTGCCGTATGATGTGGTCTTGGAGATGGATGAGATCAATGAAGACTTTCCCg AGACGGACCTGACGCTGGTGATCGGTGCCAACGACACTGTGAATTCTGCCGCTCAAGAAGACCCCAACTCTATAATTGCTGGCATGCCTGTCCTGGAGGTGTGGAAGTCCAAACAG gtGATCGTGATGAAGCGGACCTTGGGCGTGGGCTACGCCGCAGTGGACAACCCCATTTTCTACAAGGCCAACACGTCCATGTTGCTGGGAGACGCCAAGAAGACGTGCGACAGCCTCCAAGCCAAGATTAGGGAGGCCTTCTACTAG
- the dtwd1 gene encoding tRNA-uridine aminocarboxypropyltransferase 1 → MSGLDEGRGDPALARDDPPEPLLRGLKLASHAVLEDVQRRGRSKCAKCGGSRMFFCYTCCLLVDISLQEIPVVKLPVKIDIIKHPNETDGKSTAVHAKILAPSDTTIYTYPCIPDYDQDEVVLVFPGPGAVTVRDMMQRLHERTDSRSHGPRLRRRKLEHVPDVAHATEGNGSGAPDPTKSSGSRAHPLQRVVFIDSTWNQTNKISTDEKLQDLLQVELRTRKTCFWRSQKGKPDTYLATIEAIYYFLKDFHEQCLAQEYTGEYDNLLFFYSYLHSVVNKSKEGGKKDAKWKEKQRETETRL, encoded by the exons ATGAGCGGCTTGGACGAAGGCCGCGGCGATCCGGCGCTCGCGCGCGACGACCCGCCCGAGCCGCTTCTTCGAGGTTTGAAATTGGCATCGCACGCCGTGCTGGAGGACGTGCAGCGGAGGGGCAGGTCGAAATGTGCGAAATGCGGCGGATCGAGGATGTTCTTCTGCTACACGTGCTGCTTATTAGTGGACATCAGTCTGCAAGAAATCCCCGTCGTCAAG CTTCCAGTGAAGATTGACATCATCAAGCACCCCAATGAGACAGACGGCAAGAGCACTGCGGTTCACGCCAAGATCCTCGCGCCCAGTGACACCACCATCTACACGTACCCGTGCATTCCCGACTATGATCAAGACGAG GTCGTGTTGGTGTTCCCCGGTCCAGGCGCTGTCACAGTGCGAGACATGATGCAGCGTTTGCATGAGAGGACTGACAGCAGGTCACATGGCCCCCGCTTAAGGAGGCGGAAACTAGAGCACGTTCCAGACGTTGCGCACGCTACGGAAGGTAACGGGTCGGGGGCCCCGGATCCAACGAAGAGCTCGGGATCGAGGGCGCATCCCCTCCAGAGGGTGGTCTTCATTGACAGCACTTGGAACCAGACCAACAAAATCAGCACAGATGAGAAACTACAAG ACTTGCTCCAGGTGGAGCTGAGGACGAGGAAAACCTGCTTCTGGCGCTCTCAGAAGGGCAAACCAGACACTTACCTCGCGACGATCGAAGCCATCTATTATTTCCTCAAGGACTTCCACGAGCAGTGCCTTGCTCAAGAGTACACCGGGGAGTACGATAATCTTCTCTTCTTCTACTCTTACCTACACTCGGTCGTCAACAAGTCAAAGGAGGGCGGAAAGAAGGATGCCAAGTGGAAAGAGAAACAGCGGGAGACTGAAACAAGACTGTAA